One Eriocheir sinensis breed Jianghai 21 chromosome 32, ASM2467909v1, whole genome shotgun sequence genomic region harbors:
- the LOC127006409 gene encoding uncharacterized protein LOC127006409 has protein sequence MGPKKTARVEGKGKGRGKTSKAREESEERQRREADEATAEPSDEEEQAPPPPPPEGEDGSESDVGSTVSLATGKRRDLGSYNFTAEEERTLVEFFRDHDCLYNKGSDNYANSQYKSRLLGDMARELRCEVSKILGWFKNQRTAVGKLMKNGKSGQGAEVLSRRKKWQLSSFAFLRQHIVPRTYTRDTGIPGTEASQEEEDEEGGRDDSGLTAPDEGPPCGASEAGSTTSSLKRKKRTQKLDEALIQFLNRPRQSDSLKQSLQLDLSEERAAYMDWLRARVRKIPEDRWEEFSEACNQLVSSFFRPSATVTTTATATAPATTITTSSPRRQQQQCWPQAQWSAPSQPQWSAPSQPQWPLPSQQQCRQQWPQPSQQQWSQQSSQWPRPPQPSSSQWSQPSPSQQQQWSQPSYSSSQQQWSQPLTSQDQQQQRDVERPKRASSTPVTSPPSMGKCIIPDQEIWHVTVITGQRFTVGPGECSCLKCWAQTNNNYVLSDTFRSTSNGFHVDRQAHKTMSMTLQNRITSNGLHVKPDAAKTTKTEYNKGNTEVKGEREQEE, from the exons ATGGGTCCCAAGAAAACTGccagggtggaggggaaggggaaggggaggggcaaaACATCAAAAGCAAGAGAGGAATctgaggagagacagagaagggaggcTGATGAGGCCACAGCTGAACCTTCTGATGAAGAGGagcaggcaccaccaccaccaccaccagagggaGAGGATGGCAGTGAAAGTGATGTAGGCAGCACTGTGTCCTTGGCcacggggaagaggagggaccTCGGGTCCTATAACTTCACTGCTGAGGAGGAGCGCACCCTCGTCGAGTTCTTCCGCGACCATGACTGCCTGTATAATAAGGGGAGTGACAACTACGCCAACTCCCAATACAAGAGCCGTCTGCTGGGTGATATGGCCCGGGAGCTGAGGTGTGAGG TGTCCAAGATCCTGGGTTGGTTTAAGAACCAACGAACAGCGGTGGGGAAGCTGATGAAAAATGGCAAGTCTGGCCAGGGCGCAGAGGTCCTCTCCAGGAGGAAGAAGTGGCAGCTGTCCTCCTTTGCCTTTCTCCGCCAGCACATCGTCCCCCGGACTTATACACGGGATACAGGC ATCCCTGGTACTGAGGcatcccaggaggaggaggacgaggagggtggCCGAGATGACTCTGGACTGACAGCCCCAGACGAGGGCCCACCCTGCGGGGCCAGTGAGGCAGGATCCACTACTTCCTccctgaagaggaagaagcgcaCCCAGAAGCTTGATGAGGCCCTCATCCAGTTCTTGAACCGGCCCCGCCAGTCTGACAGCCTCAAGCAGTCG TTGCAGCTTGACCTGAGTGAGGAGAGGGCGGCGTACATGGACTGGTTGCGTGCCCGAGTACGGAAGATTCCAGAAGACCGGTGGGAGGAGTTCAGCGAGGCATGCAATCAGCTGGTCTCCTCATTCTTCCGGCCCTctgccaccgtcaccaccacagccacagccACCGCCCCTGCAACCACCATCACAACTTCCTCCCCCCGGCGCCAGCAGCAGCAATGTTGGCCACAGGCACAGTGGTCCGCACCCTCCCAGCCACAGTGGTCCGCACCCTCCCAGCCACAGTGGCCCCTCCCAAGTCAGCAGCAGTGCCGTCAACAGTGGCCTCAGCCATCCCAGCAGCAATG GTCCCAGCAGTCATCGCAGTGGCCTCGGCCCCCAcagccctcctcctcccagtGGTCACAGCCCTCCCCctcccagcagcagcagtggtcacagccatcctactcctcctcccagcAGCAGTGGTCACAGCCCCTGACCTCGcaggaccagcagcagcagcgggatGTGGAACGGCCCAAGAGAGCGTCCAGCACTCCTGTCACATCCCCTCCCTCAATG GGGAAATGCATCATCCCCGACCAGGAAATATGGCATGTCACGGTCATCACCGGGCAGAGGTTCACGGTCGGGCCAGGAGAGTGTTCCTGCCTCAAGTGCTGGGCGCAGAC CAACAATAACTACGTACTCTCAGACACTTTCAGAAGCACAAGCAATGGTTTCCACGTGGACAGACAGGCCCACAAAACCATGAGTATGACCCTTCAAAACAG AATCACAAGCAATGGCCTCCACGTGAAACCTGATGCAGCCAAAACCACTAAGACTGAATATAACAAGGGCAATACAGaagtcaagggagagagagaacaggaagaatgA